The Halomonas sp. 7T genome contains a region encoding:
- the mdoH gene encoding glucans biosynthesis glucosyltransferase MdoH: MPENREAVLSIPWLKCRRALFAILVVSTSLAGCAAMAQVVTHLPMGWQIAMLTLFALTFSWIALAFWGAVCGFVLCALRLDPLSLRRFPSSSSGVKQLTSRTALVMPIYAEPPIPTIAGLEATCRSLLQQANRLGSAAVMRDHVEVFILSDTQDRTLAQEEANHVAALQQRLAGQLDVHYRRRPNNHGRKAGNIAEFCRRWGRRYDYLVVLDADSLMSGATLLHLIDRMQRQPRVGLIQTIPIPVGQRTLFGRFSQLASALYSPMLAAGQSFWQGDAANYWGHNAIVRTRAFMAHAGLPTLSGKPPLGGELLSHDFVEAALLKRGGWQVLLDTMATTAVSRHAPHMSASHNSFEAMPSNLLDFAKRDRRWLQGNLQHLRLLTGAGFHPISRLHFFFGAFAYLSSLVWLGLLLCTSILVGYQAVDTQPHYPLPEALSLGLLFITLSMLVAPKVMGLILTCWQCPQGFGGRFRLTLSTLLEMLFAALIAPLMMAWHSLFIMNVLIGRAIDWQTQHRGERSLSWKECWQHAGWMSLCGAAWAGMLVLFSPSAFGWLTPAWLGLIAAVPIVKYTSSATWGDAMSDRVGLLGTPSSVLRPPLLADFSALNQPSNERSFYITGLKPPPSELPGDMPCQSFRGPLPYANASASTAKEHN, translated from the coding sequence ATGCCTGAAAACCGCGAGGCCGTGCTCTCCATACCGTGGTTGAAATGCCGCCGCGCCTTGTTTGCTATTCTAGTCGTGTCGACCAGCCTAGCAGGCTGCGCAGCCATGGCACAGGTAGTGACTCACTTACCCATGGGCTGGCAAATCGCGATGCTGACGCTATTTGCACTGACCTTTAGTTGGATCGCCCTCGCCTTCTGGGGCGCAGTGTGTGGCTTTGTGCTCTGCGCCCTTCGTCTTGATCCACTTAGCCTGCGCCGCTTCCCTTCCTCTTCCTCGGGTGTAAAACAGCTGACAAGCCGCACGGCGCTGGTCATGCCGATCTATGCAGAGCCCCCCATTCCGACCATTGCCGGGTTAGAGGCTACCTGCCGCTCGCTGCTGCAACAGGCCAACCGCCTCGGCTCAGCAGCGGTCATGCGTGATCACGTTGAGGTATTTATTCTGAGTGATACTCAGGATAGGACGCTGGCGCAGGAAGAAGCTAATCACGTGGCGGCCCTGCAGCAGCGTCTTGCCGGACAACTGGACGTTCACTATCGTCGCCGACCTAACAATCATGGCCGCAAAGCAGGCAATATCGCTGAGTTTTGCCGCCGCTGGGGACGCCGTTACGACTACCTGGTGGTGCTGGATGCCGACAGTCTCATGAGCGGCGCAACGCTTTTACATCTGATTGATCGCATGCAGCGCCAGCCCAGGGTAGGCCTGATTCAAACCATCCCAATTCCCGTAGGGCAGCGCACCCTATTTGGCCGCTTTAGCCAACTGGCATCGGCGCTGTATAGCCCTATGCTGGCGGCAGGACAGAGTTTTTGGCAGGGCGATGCGGCGAACTATTGGGGCCACAATGCGATTGTCCGTACCCGAGCTTTTATGGCCCATGCAGGCTTGCCCACCCTTTCAGGTAAGCCCCCGCTGGGTGGTGAGCTGCTCAGCCATGATTTTGTAGAAGCCGCGCTGCTTAAGCGCGGCGGCTGGCAAGTGCTACTGGATACAATGGCCACCACCGCCGTTTCACGCCACGCCCCTCACATGAGCGCTTCCCATAATAGTTTTGAAGCAATGCCCAGCAACCTGCTCGACTTCGCTAAGCGCGATCGTCGATGGCTACAGGGCAACCTCCAACACTTACGGTTACTCACGGGGGCTGGCTTCCACCCCATTAGCCGTTTGCACTTCTTTTTTGGCGCGTTTGCCTATCTCTCGTCGCTTGTTTGGCTAGGGCTTTTACTCTGTACAAGCATCCTGGTGGGATACCAAGCGGTAGACACGCAGCCTCACTACCCTTTACCCGAAGCGCTTTCTCTTGGGCTACTCTTCATCACCTTGTCCATGCTGGTCGCTCCCAAGGTAATGGGGTTAATACTCACTTGCTGGCAATGTCCTCAAGGGTTTGGGGGACGCTTTAGGCTAACCCTCAGCACGCTATTAGAGATGCTATTTGCTGCGTTAATTGCCCCTTTAATGATGGCGTGGCATAGCCTGTTTATTATGAACGTTCTGATAGGACGAGCCATTGATTGGCAAACCCAGCATCGCGGTGAGCGCTCGCTAAGCTGGAAAGAGTGCTGGCAACACGCGGGCTGGATGAGCCTCTGCGGTGCTGCCTGGGCAGGCATGCTGGTGCTGTTTTCGCCCTCGGCTTTTGGCTGGTTAACGCCCGCCTGGCTGGGCCTTATTGCAGCCGTGCCCATTGTTAAATATACCAGTAGTGCTACTTGGGGAGACGCGATGAGTGATCGTGTAGGGCTACTCGGCACTCCCAGTTCTGTTTTAAGGCCTCCGCTTCTAGCAGACTTCTCGGCGCTCAACCAACCGTCTAATGAGCGCTCTTTTTACATAACAGGACTGAAACCTCCTCCCAGCGAGCTACCCGGCGATATGCCGTGCCAGTCGTTCCGAGGCCCTCTCCCTTATGCGAATGCTAGCGCTTCTACTGC